CGGCGCCGGGACGTCGTGGACGTGTCCATGGAACTCCTACCTGAAGGGAGGGGGGCGGATGTTCCCCCGCATCGTGCCGCAGACTGAAAATTCAGTCAATGATCTCGAGATCATGACTAAAGATTCAGTCAATGTGTGAGACTGATGGTTCAGACCACTCAGACCACAAGGCCGCGACCACAGGGCCGCACAGACCACTCACGAGGGGGATCACGTGGCGAGGGACCGCCGAAGGGCCATCTTGGAAGCCGCCGCCCGCGTCATCGCGCGGCGAGGGGTCCGCGGACTGCGCATGGAGGAGCTCGCGACGGAAGCCGGGGTGTCGACCGCGCTGATCTACTACCACTTCAAGGACCGCGCCGGCGTGCTGCGCCACACCCTCGAGTTCATCAGCGAACGGGCCGATCGCTACACGTCCGACGGGGGTGCCGGCGCCGGACCGTACGACGCCCGGGAGGAGCTGACGCAGACCCTCCTCCTGGAGTTCCAGGACGTTCCCGAAGTACGGGAGAACAGCACGGCGTGGGGCGAGCTGCGCGCCAGCGCGGTCTTCGAGCCCGAGCTGCGCGGAGATCTGGCCCGCGCCACGCTGGCGTGGATCCACGATGTCGCGGACCTCCTCAGCGGCATCCTGCCGTCAGCCCCCGCACCGGCCCTGACGGCATCCGCGGAACGGCTCACCGGCCTCCTGGAGGGACTCAGCACGCGGTGGCTCAGCGGCGCACTGCCCCTGAGCCACGCACGCGAGCTGGTGCGGGAGGCGGTCTCCCTCGAGGTCGAGCGACTGGGTCGCTGAGCGGGGGGCGGACGGCGTCACCTGAAAAAGAAGAAAGATCACCGTCCCGGCGCGCATCCTCGGAGCCCTCTCGATCGTCTTGTAGGCGCCGGGTCCGCGCGGACGCCGTCCTTGGACCCGGATGACATCGATTCCTACCTAGGGCAGAAGACTTTGCTGACTCCCCCACTCGGCCTGCGCAGCGCCGTGACCGTCTCGCTCACGGCCTCGGCCGTACTGGCCGGCGGCCTCTTCGCCGGCCAGGCGCACGCCGCGACGCCCACCCCGTCGATCACCGCCCCCGGCGGCTTCGTCATGAACGACGGAACGGGCGCGATCCTGTACGGAAAGGCCGCGGACACCCGTCGGTCGACCGGCTCCACCACGAAGATCATGACCGCGAAGGTGGTGCTGGCCCAGCCGAACCTCAACCTCGACGCCAAGGTCACGATCCAGAAGGCCTACAGCGACTACATCGTCGCCAAGAACGCCTCCTCGGCCCGGCTCATCGTCGGGGACAAGGTGACCGTCCGGCAGCTCGTCTACGGCCTGATGCTGCCGTCGG
This is a stretch of genomic DNA from Streptomyces sp. R44. It encodes these proteins:
- a CDS encoding TetR/AcrR family transcriptional regulator, which gives rise to MEELATEAGVSTALIYYHFKDRAGVLRHTLEFISERADRYTSDGGAGAGPYDAREELTQTLLLEFQDVPEVRENSTAWGELRASAVFEPELRGDLARATLAWIHDVADLLSGILPSAPAPALTASAERLTGLLEGLSTRWLSGALPLSHARELVREAVSLEVERLGR